A stretch of the Theileria equi strain WA chromosome 1, complete sequence genome encodes the following:
- a CDS encoding hypothetical protein (encoded by transcript BEWA_033000A), with product MKRSFGLGGAKALKNYEWFDHELPLSKVSILPATVSTIVGSIIGAICSLIVNCAMVELSISPFFANYFGVAFFIIGIVILWRLNSTKHTSGQSQKSYLRILGLMIVGSGLMCFLLRRNWFIHLPVLAKTLVYTLLGVSISFALTFTIIDLVNYFMTMLETSVSKPLVESKSQVHLIVAIAVTMGAIFGFTFGLMDIEDEVVYHIQLALMKEERYTYPVGLALGGIAGFGNEYLRQQESWRFNKDNAYDVEI from the exons ATGAAACGTAGTTTTGGACTAGGAGGCGCAAAAGCGCTTAAAAACTACGAATGGTTTGACCATGAGTTGCCATTAAGCAAAGTTTCTATTCTTCCGGCGACAGTGAGTACCATTGTCGGCTCGATAATCGGAGCCATCTGCTCCCTGATTGTAAACTGCGCCATGGTCGAACTCTCAATCTCACCGTTTTTTGCAAAC TACTTTGGTGTCGCCTTTTTCATCATCGGTATCGTCATTCTCTGGAGACTAAACTCAACCAAACATACGAGTGGACAAAGTCAAAAGTCGTACCTGAGGATACTCGGCCTAATG ATTGTCGGATCCGGACTCATGTGCTTCCTCCTCAGAAGGAACTGGTTCATACACCTGCCAGTTCTGGCCAAGACACTCGTCTATACGCTCCTGGGAGTGTCGATTTCGTTTGCGCTAACCTTTACTATCATCGACCTCGTCAACTATTTCATGACAATGCTGGAGACGTCCGTCTCCAAGCCTCTTGTCGAGTCAAAATCACAG GTCCACTTGATAGTAGCAATCGCAGTGACAATGGGAGCAATATTCGGTTTCACCTTTGGGCTCATGGACATCGAGGACGAGGTTGTATATCACATTCAATTGGCGCTCATGAAGGAGGAACGTTACACATACCCAGTGGGACTTGCGCTCGGAGGAATT GCCGGATTTGGTAACGAGTACCTTCGTCAGCAGGAATCATGGAGATTCAACAAGGACAATGCATACGACGTTGAGATTTAA